From a region of the Halobacteriovorax sp. HLS genome:
- a CDS encoding SRPBCC family protein, with protein sequence MSLDNIEGLKRIETTGKDEMGGIVADLTHAVYPHDEVYGDYCPIQSYIDCPPEKVFEYMSHPYSLAEWTYSMREFQKVNDSGLYVGKDKIGENTDIYFKVESNKEALLVDYHCAWDQGEDLWMIYLNRIVPAQRVLNKPGSIVFWQNCKHPYYANNPYPQKAPEGRPWVGNFWDMFYAGHVVELENLKRILEYKHANNLPMTPSIG encoded by the coding sequence ATGAGCTTAGATAATATTGAAGGTCTAAAGAGAATTGAAACGACTGGTAAAGATGAGATGGGTGGCATTGTTGCCGATCTAACTCACGCGGTCTACCCACATGATGAAGTCTATGGAGACTACTGCCCTATTCAAAGCTATATCGACTGTCCTCCTGAAAAGGTTTTTGAATATATGTCGCATCCTTACAGTCTCGCAGAGTGGACATATAGTATGAGAGAATTTCAAAAAGTAAATGATAGTGGACTCTATGTTGGTAAAGATAAAATTGGAGAGAATACAGATATTTACTTCAAAGTCGAATCTAATAAAGAGGCCCTACTCGTAGACTACCACTGTGCCTGGGACCAGGGAGAGGATCTTTGGATGATCTACTTAAATAGAATCGTTCCTGCGCAAAGAGTTCTTAATAAACCGGGCTCAATAGTTTTTTGGCAAAACTGTAAACATCCTTACTATGCAAATAATCCATACCCACAGAAGGCCCCAGAAGGAAGACCATGGGTAGGAAACTTTTGGGATATGTTCTATGCCGGACATGTTGTAGAGCTAGAGAATTTAAAACGAATTCTAGAGTATAAGCATGCCAATAATTTACCAATGACTCCAAGTATAGGATAA
- a CDS encoding thiamine pyrophosphate-binding protein: MSKSMKNSEILPEILLSRDVTKVFAMSGANNEELLSELEKCSQIELTIVKNEYNAIFMAMSVYLKTNKLAAVITTSGAAILNTLPAVAEAFTSQIPLLVIGGQIDQKMEGVGAFQDNSGRGNSIDVLEMFKPATISAARIERSEDFVSMIEESIDEAIIKRAPSVLLIPKNIVNAKCSKKVKNFKVLNSPIEKIDFEYQIDLIILGEELLHLKDKSKILSLIKELNCKVATTPLTKGLYDNKASNFIGVIGVMGNDSLLEELPKAKTILLLGTNWDVISRFEIENKLIDKNILSIGSVEHFIFCKTYKHYNFDSATYVDDNYSRKLTTLEYEEIDLSKEIYNWKGILHTIDAFIENDADLFIDAGNTGAQCVNHLSPRGLGSFHLSLGQGGMGNSFGSAIGCSTATKKRSYIFTGDGSFLINGLEIHTAVQKELPLAIFIFNNNSHGMCRVRENIFLGGQTQLNNFEQSNYAAGMKAMFPSILAYEVHNQDELLASLKKLNENEDKIIVININIQDTEVPPFRTFTKSKLEPKDELR; encoded by the coding sequence ATGTCTAAGTCTATGAAAAATAGTGAAATACTACCTGAAATTCTACTCTCCAGAGATGTAACGAAAGTCTTTGCCATGAGTGGAGCAAATAATGAAGAACTTCTAAGTGAATTAGAAAAGTGCTCACAGATTGAACTAACAATTGTTAAGAATGAATACAACGCCATTTTTATGGCAATGTCTGTTTATCTCAAAACGAATAAACTTGCTGCCGTTATTACAACATCTGGTGCGGCCATTTTAAATACCTTACCTGCAGTAGCAGAGGCCTTCACATCACAAATTCCACTGCTAGTTATAGGCGGTCAGATTGATCAGAAAATGGAAGGAGTTGGCGCCTTTCAAGATAACTCAGGAAGAGGAAATTCAATTGATGTCCTTGAGATGTTTAAACCCGCAACAATTTCTGCCGCTAGAATAGAAAGAAGTGAAGACTTTGTTTCAATGATTGAAGAATCTATTGATGAAGCAATTATCAAAAGAGCACCTAGTGTCCTACTCATTCCTAAGAATATAGTGAATGCGAAATGTTCAAAAAAAGTGAAGAACTTTAAAGTTCTAAATTCTCCAATTGAAAAGATTGATTTTGAATATCAAATTGACCTAATCATCCTAGGGGAAGAACTTCTTCATTTAAAAGATAAGTCTAAAATTCTATCTTTAATTAAAGAGCTAAACTGTAAAGTTGCAACGACTCCTTTAACTAAAGGGCTCTATGATAACAAAGCATCAAACTTTATTGGAGTCATCGGAGTCATGGGAAATGATTCTCTTCTAGAAGAATTGCCTAAGGCCAAAACAATTTTACTACTTGGAACAAATTGGGATGTTATCTCAAGGTTTGAAATAGAAAATAAATTAATCGATAAGAATATTCTTTCAATTGGTTCCGTAGAGCACTTTATTTTTTGCAAAACCTATAAGCACTATAATTTTGATAGCGCTACTTATGTTGATGATAATTATTCTAGAAAACTAACGACTCTTGAATATGAAGAAATTGATCTCAGCAAAGAGATATATAATTGGAAAGGTATACTACATACAATTGATGCATTCATTGAAAATGACGCTGATTTATTTATTGATGCAGGAAATACTGGAGCTCAATGTGTAAATCATCTCTCCCCTAGAGGACTCGGATCTTTTCATCTCTCTCTTGGACAAGGTGGAATGGGAAATAGCTTTGGCTCAGCAATTGGGTGTTCTACAGCGACAAAGAAAAGAAGCTATATTTTCACAGGAGATGGCTCTTTTCTTATTAATGGACTAGAGATTCACACCGCCGTTCAAAAAGAGCTTCCATTGGCCATCTTCATTTTTAATAATAATTCTCATGGAATGTGTAGAGTGAGAGAAAATATTTTTCTCGGAGGGCAGACACAACTAAATAATTTTGAACAATCAAATTATGCCGCTGGGATGAAGGCAATGTTTCCGTCAATACTGGCCTATGAAGTCCACAATCAAGATGAACTCTTAGCGTCGCTTAAAAAATTAAATGAAAATGAAGATAAAATCATTGTTATAAATATTAATATTCAAGATACCGAAGTTCCTCCATTTAGGACTTTTACAAAATCAAAACTGGAGCCTAAAGATGAGCTTAGATAA